The genomic stretch TGCAGATGTAAGAGTTTTAACCAGCCATTAAATAATTGGAATACTTCTAATGTTAATAATATGAGATGCATGTTTTTTGGAGCAGAAAATTTTAATCAAGATATCAATAAATGGAATGTTAGTAAAGTAAAAAATATGCTTTCTATGTTTGAGAATGCTTATAATTTTAATAGTCCTTTAAATAATTGGGATACTTCTAATGTTTTATATATCAATCGCATGTTTTTTTACGCAAAGAATTTTAATCAGCCTTTAAATAATTGGAATACTTCTAATGTGAAAAATATGAACAGCATTTTTTCAGGCTGTGAAAGTTTTAATCAGTCAATAGAGGATTGGAAAATAAATAAAACTTGTGTTATTGATAATATTTTTGAGAATGCTGTTTCTTTTAAAAATACAAAATCAATACTTAATATTTATTTTATTGCTAGAGGAAATCATAAGAAAAAACTTTTATCTATGCTTGAAGAATGCGATATTAAAGAAGTTTATATGGAAGCTGTTAAACATTCCAAATTAAAAGATTTTATTAAAAAATTAGAAAATGTTTATTATGATGAATTAAAAGAATTAATTGATAAGAAGAAATAAAAAATTAATTAGATGATAAGTTTTAATAATAATTATATTGACTTAATAGTAATTACTTAATATACTAAAATAAAAAATATAAATATATAAATATAGGTATCAATAAAAAATGGATTGCAAAAAGTTAAATGATATTATTATTTCTATGAGAAGAGATTTGCATAAAATACCAGAAGTGGGTACAGAACTTCCAAAAACAAAAAACTATGTTATAAATAAATTAAAAGAATTGGGACTATCTTATAAAGAGTCTTCAATTGATAGCGGACTTGTATGCGATATAGGAAATGATAATGGTAAAAATATAGCAGCAATTAGAGCAGATATGGACGCTTTACCTATAGAAGAGGAAACAGGATTTGATTATGCTTCTAAAAATGGGAATATGCATGCATGCGGACATGATGCTCATACAGCCTGTTTACTTGGGGCTGCTTATTATTTAAGTGAAAATAAATCAAGAATAAAAGGTACTGTAAGATTAGTTTTTCAGGCAGCGGAAGAATTAGCAGTAGGTGCTCATAATATGCTTAATTCTGGTTTGCTTGATGGAGTTAATGCTATAGTGGGTACTCATATAGGTACTTTGGCTGCTAATGTTCCTAGCGGGGAGTTTGTATTAAAAGAAGGTGCTTTAATGGCTTCTAATGACAGAATATTTATAAAGGTTATAGGTAAAGGTTCTCATGGTGCTTATCCTCATCTTTCTGTTGATCCTATATTAACAGCAAGTCAGATAATACAGGCAATCTATAATATTAAAAGTAGAGAGATACTTGCAACAGATCCTATAATAATTTCTATATGTATGGTTCATGCTGGAAGTCAGTATAATGTAATACCATCTGAAGTTAATATCGAAGGAACTTTTAGAACATTCAGTGAAGATACTAGAGTTTTTATAACTGAGAGAATAAAAGAAGTAGTTCATTCTATTGCTAGTGCCAATAGGGCAGAAGCTGAAGTTATAATAAAAAGGCGTGGTGCTCCTGTTATCAATAATGCTGATATATACAAAGAGCTTGATGAAGTATGCAGCAGTCTTAACTTTAAAAAGGCTTCTCATTATGAGCTTTCTATGGCAGGTGAGGATTTCGCTGATTATTTAGAGAAAATTAAAGGAGCTTTTATATTATTTTCTACAGCCACAGAAAAAAATATAGCTCATCATAACAGAAAATTTGAAATAGATGAATCAAAATTATATCAGCCTTCTGTACTTATGAGTGAATGGGCTATTAAACATTTGGAGCTGAACAATTATTAAAATTATACCTAATTTCAAAATTTATCAAAAAAAATTATATAATAAAAAATTAATAATATAATTATTCTTGAATATAAAATAAATTATCATATTGGTATGAATAGTATGCTGTAATCAGTCATATAAAAAATAATTTTATTTTTTATATAGAAAATTTACACAATATATATTATACTACAACTAAAAATTATGTAAACTTATCAAGGAGCATATATGAAGAAATATAAACCTGAAACAAAAGAAGAATTAGAAAAATTAGTATATACTGATGGAATAAAACTCTATGATGTAGATACAAGCCTTATTACTGATATGAGCGAACTTTTTTATAAAAGCAGCAGAAAGGATTTTGAAGGCATAGAAGACTGGGACGTTTCAAATGTTGAGGATATGTCATATATGTTTGCATATATGAGTTATGATAGTTTTGAAAGCCGTTCTAAAGCTAAGTTTAATCGTAATCTTAATAATTGGAATGTATCCAAAGTTAAGCATATGAGTTTTATGTTTTATTATTGTCATGATTTTAATCAGCCTTTAGATAAATGGGACGTTTCTAATGTTGAGGATATGTTTAGAATGTTTGATAATTGTAAAAAATTCAATCAGCCTTTAAATAGTTGGAATGTATCCAATGTAACAAATATGAGCGGTATGTTCCAGGTAGCAGAAAGTTTTAATCAGCCTTTAGACAAATGGGACGTTTCTAATGTTACAACTATGAGAGCTATGTTTAATTATGCTAAAGCGTTTAATCAAGATATAAGCAATTGGAATGTTAGTAAAGTTGAAGATATGGGTTATATGTTTAGTATATGTGTTAATTTTAATCAGCCTCTTAATGATTGGGACGTATCTAAAGTAAAAACTATGGAGGGTATGTTTAGAAGTGCTTTTAAATTCAATCAGCCTTTAGATAAATGGGATACTTCAAAGGTTGAAAATATGAATGAGATGTTTAGTCAATGTGACAGCTTTAATCAGCCTTTAAATAGCTGGAATGTATCCAATGTAAAAACTATGGAATCTATGTTTCGCAGTACTGAAGCTTTTAATCAGCCTCTTGATAAATGGAATACAAAAAAATTAAAAACAATGTTTGGAATGTTTGACTTTGCTAAAGGTTATAATTGTTTTGATTCATTATCAAAATGGGATTTAAATAAAGTATCAGAAATGAGTAATTTATGCTTTGAAAAGTATGAAGAACTGCCTTTAAAAATCAAAGCGTATCTTCAGGCATTTTATGGTTCTTATAAAGATTATTTAACTATTACAAAAGAGAATGTAAAAGAAGTATATGATTTAATATCAAAAGATACAAATAAAAAAATTTTGTCATTAAAAAAGAGATTAGAAAGCGAGTTTAGTGAAGAACTTTCATCTGTTACGGATAATTATAATTTCAAAACTATAGAAGAAGCAGAAAAATATGTTGAAGATAATTATAATAAAAAAGATGATAAAAAGGTGAGCTTTATAAATGATTATAAGGTTTTGATAAAAGATAAATCAAGAGAAGTTGAAAATAAAGTTTTAAAATATATATATTTGGAATATTTGCTTCTTAAAAGAGATGTTAAAAGATTAATGCAGGTTGACAATATCGTTAATTTACTTGATAAAGAATCGTTTATAAATTTTGCTAAAAATATCTATGAGGAAACTAATAAAGAAACAGCTGCTTTTATATATGCTATATACGGAGGAGATGAGGCCATAAAAGATATATATAAAAAAGAACATGACACAAAACTTTCACTTATAATAATTAAATTAAATATAGAAAGTAAATATGCACTTAGATTATTATATGAAATATATTCAAATACAAAAAAATCTGAAGTTCGTTATGAGGCTTATAATTTAATTGAGGAAGTTATGAAAAAAATGGATATTAGTTATAATGAATTCCAATTAAGATATTCATCTGATTTCGGATTTGATTCTAAAGGGGAAAAAACGTTGAATAAAAATTATAAATTAATTTTGAATAGTGATTATTCTTTGAGGCTTTTTGATATAAATAATAATAAAGAATTAAAAAGGCTTCCCCAAAACTTTGATGAAGATTTAAAAGAAGAAGTAACAAAATTAAGAAAAGAAATTCCTTCTTTTATGAAAGATACTTCTTCTGCTTTAGCTATTTTATTAGCAAGCGGAGAGAAATACAGTTATGATGTATTCAAAGAGGTTTTTATTGATAATGCTATGATGAATAGATTTGCTTCATCTTTGATATGGAATCTATATGATAAAGATGATAATTTTATAACTACTTTCAGATATTCAGGCGACGGAAGTTATTCAAATTGTGAAGATGAAGAAGTAAAAATTGATGATAATACTTTTATAGGTTTGGCAAGCCCTGTAGAAATGGACGATGACACTATAAATAAATGGAGAAAGCAGCTTGAAGATTATGAAATAGCACAGCCTTTACAGCAATTAACTGTCATAAAATTAGATAAAGATAATTTGAAAAACGAAGTAGAAAAAATAGATAATTTAGAAATAGCTTATGGTACTTTCGAGGCTTTTGGTGCAAGATATGAAATGTATTCTGAGTATATAGGATATGATGTCGTTAAAAGCTATTCATTAAAAACAAAGAATGGAGATACTTTTACTATAGATGCTGATGTTGATTCCAATACTGATTTTCATGATAGAGTAAAAATTGATATTTATTTTGATAATGAAAATGGTGAAGAGGTGAGTAAAAGATTTATCTATACTTTATTAGTATTAATGATTTGGGATTTTAGACTTACAGATTTATTTTAATTTTATTGTTTGCAGTGGCTTTAACCCCACACACCCACTTCTTTTGCGACCGAAGGAAGTGCCTGTGGTATTGCCACAAAGAAGCTATATCCTAGACAGGCTCGGATACGCTTAGCGAAAGGCTACATTTTGGATTTAATTTTATGAATTACCTTACATTTAAGACGATTTTAGTATGATTTAGTATTAATTTTATACTTGCACTTTCGCGAAGCGTGCCTACGGCAGCAACTTTGGCGAAGCCCACCTGCGGTGTGCGGCGGGAAAAAGTTGAATAAAAAAATTGACAAACTTAAAAATTTTCAGTATATATAAATAAGTATTATTATTAGTAGTTAATTTAGTGCTGCTATTTATATATATTAAAATTTATAATGAGGATATGAGATGATGAAAAAATATAAACCAACAACAAAAGAAGAATTAAAAAGATTAGTATTCACCAACAACGGTATAAAACTTAGTTGTATTGATACAAGTCTTATTACAGATATGAGCGACCTTTTTAATAAAAGTGAAAGAAAAGATTTTGATGGCATAGAAGAGTGGGATACTTCTAATGTTGAGAATATGGCTTATATGTTTGCATATATGGACTACAATGTTTTGGGACAATATTCAATGACAGAGTTTAATTCTAATTTAAATAATTGGAATGTATCAAAAGTGAAAAACATGATTTATATGTTTGCTTATTGTACATATTTTAATCAGCCTTTAAATAAATGGGACGTTTCAAATGTGGAAAATATGTCTGGCATGTTTTTGGGTGCTAAAAAGTTTAATCAGCCTTTAAATAATTGGAATGTATCTAAAGTGAAAGATATGAGCGATATGTTTCATAGCTGTGAAGTATTTAATAGACCTTTGGACAAATGGGATGTTTCTAATGTTAAAGATATGTCTAATATGTTTAATGTGGCTTTGAAATTTAATCAGAATATAAATAATTGGAATGTATCTAATGTTGAAGATTTATCAAAGACGTTTCGTTATTGTAAAGCTTTTGATCAGCCTCTTAATGATTGGGACGTATCTAATGTGAAAAATATGCAACATATATTTTCGGACTGTGAAAATTTTAATCAGCCTTTAGATAAATGGGATACTTCTAATGTTGAAAGTATGGAATTTGCATTTAGAGCATGCGGTAAATTTAATCAGCCTTTAAATAGCTGGAATATGTCTAAAGTAACAAATATAGAGCATATGTTTGCTTTTACACACGAATTTAATCAGCCTCTTGATAAATGGGATACAAGAAATGTCATTAGTGTAATGCTGTTGTTTGCCTATGCACACAAGTTTGATCATTATGAATCTTTAGCAAATTGGAATTTAGACAGTTTACAAGCTATAAATATAATTTGTGATGATAAGGATATGGATAAATTACCTACAAGAATTCAAGTATATAGGCAGGCATTTTTTCCTAAGGCCGATATTATAAGTATAACAAAATTTAATGTTAAAGAAATATATGAGCTTATTGCAGATGATAAAAATAAAAAAGTTGTAAGATTGAAAAAAAGACTTGAAAGTGATTTCTCATCAGAGCTTTCATTTGTTACAAATAATTATAATTTCAAAACTATAGAAAAAGCAGAAAAGTATGCTGAAAGAAATTACAATGCTAAAAAATATGATAAGAAACTTGAATTTATAAAAAAGTGCCATGTATTAATAAAAGATAAATCAAGAGAAGTGAATATAAATCTTATAAAGTATATATATTCAGAATATTTGTCTTTAAAGAAAACTATTAAAAAATTAGAAAAAATTGATAATATGGTTAATTTGCTTGATTTAAAATCATTTGTGAATTTTACTAAAGAGATTTATTTAAAAAATCAAGATGAAGTTATCACTGCTTTTGTTTATGCTATGTACGGAGGAGATAAAGCTTTAAAGAAAATATCAGAATTAATGTATACTATTGAATCAAAAAATCTCCTTACAATGATAAGCTTCAATATAGAAAGCAGATATGCTCAGAGTTTATTATATAAAATATATATAAATTCAACTAAAAGTGCAATTCGTAAAGAAGCAGTAGAAATGATTAATGACTTACTTGAAAAAATTAATATAGGCTATACTGAATTTAGATTAAGATGTATGCCTAATTTGGGATTTAATTCTAAAGGTGAAAAAGAATTAAATAAAGATTATAAATTAATTGTCAATAATGATTATACTTTAACTTTATTCGATATAAAAAATAATAAAGAATTAAAAAAAGTACCTCAAAGTATTGATAAAAAATTAAAAGAAGAAATAAAAGAATTAGGTAAAGAAGTAGATAAGTTTATTAATCATATCTCACATATTTTAGGTATTATGTTAATAAACGGCGATATATTAAGCTGCGATTTATTTAAAGAAGTTTTTATTGATAATTATTTAATGAATAAATTTAGTTCTGGTTTAATATGGAACTTGTATGATAAAGATAAAAACTTTATAACAACTTTCAGATATACAAGCGATGGAACTTATACAAATTCTGAAAATGAAAAAATAAAAATTAATGCTGATAATTTTATAAGTTTGGCAAGTCCTATAGAAATGGACGATGAAACTATAGATAAATGGAGAAAACAGCTTGAAGATTGCCAATTATCACAGCCTATAAATCAATTAACACTTATAAAATTAGATAAAGATAATTTGAAAAAAGAAATAAAAAAGATAAAAAATATAGATACAAGCTACGGAGCTTTTAAATTCTTTGCTAAAAAATATGAAATGCATAGCAATGATGTATTAGAAGATAATGTAACATATACATTTACATCAAATGATGGAGATATTTTTACAATGTCTGCAAAAGTTGATGAGGATATAGAATATGATGATTTAGTAAATATTACTATCGATTTTAAAAAAGATAAAAATAAAAAAGAAATAAGTAAAAGATTTGTTTATACATTTTTAGTATTTATCATTTTGGATTTTAGACTTACAGATTTATTTTAATTATAACAAATAATTTTTAGGCATCATAGTTTTGTGTCTTCTATAAAAATATAATTGATTTTTATAATATTATATATCCATATTGAAATTAGGGGAATTGATGAATAAACATAAACCAGCAGCAAAAGAAGAACTTAAAAAATTAGTATTTACTGACGGTATAAAACTTAGCGATGTAGATACAAGCCTTATTACAGATATTAGTGAACTTTTTCAGAAAAGTGAAAGAAAAGATTTTGAAGGCATAGAGGACTGGGATACTTCTAATGTTGAAAATATGTCTTGGATGTTTAGAGAATGTTTAAGTTTTAATCAGCCTTTAGACAAATGGGATACTTCTAATGTTACAAATATGAGCGGTATGTTTAGTCTTGCTAAAACTTTTAATCAGAATATAAATAATTGGAATGTTAGTAAAGTTGAAGATATGAGTTATATGTTTAATGCATGTGGCTCTTTTAATCAGCCTCTTAATAATTGGGACGTATCCAATGTAAAAACTATGGAGGCTATGTTTCATTCCGCCATTTCTTTTAATCAGCCTTTAGATAAATGGAATACTTCAAAAGTTGAAAACATGCATGATATGTTTTGCCGATGTAAACAATTTAATCAGCCTTTAAATAGCTGGAATGTATCCAATGTAAAAACTATGGAATCTATGTTTTATTCTGCCGATTCTTTTAATCAGCCGCTTGATAAATGGAATACAAAAAGATTAAGTAAAATGTACTCAATGTTTAAATATACTGACAGTTATGACTCTTATGACTCATTAGCAAATTGGGATTTAAGTAAAGTATCAGATATTAGTGATTTCTGTTCTAACTATGAAAGATTCTATGAAAAATTGCCTTTAAGACTTAGAGTATATATGCAGGCATTTTATGGTTCTCACAAAGTTTATGTACCTATAGAAAATAATGAAGAATATGATGATGATTTTATATCAGAAGAATATGATTTAGTATCAAGAGATTATATAACTATCACAAAAGAGAATGTCAAAGAAGTATATAATGCAATATTAAAAGATACAAATAAAAAAGTTATGGCATTAAAAAAGAAATTAGAAACAGAGTTTAGTGAAGAACTTTCATCTGTTACTGATGATTATAATTTCAAAACTATAGAAGAAGCAGAAAAGTATGTGGAAAACAATTATAATAAAAAAGATGATAAGAAGGTAAGCTTTATAAGTAATTATAAGGTTTTGATAAAGGGTAAATCAAGAGAAGTTGAAAATAAAGTTTTAAAATATATATATTTAGAGTATTTGGTTCTAAAAAGAGATGTTAAAAAATTAACACAAATTGACAATATAGTTAATTTACTTGATAAAGAATCATTTATAGAGTTTATCAAAAATATTTATAATGAAACGAATAAAGAAACCTCTGCTTTTATTTACGGAATATATGGAGGAGATAAAGCCGTAAAAAATATATATAAAAAAGAAAAAGATACTAAACTTTCACTTTTAATAATTAAATTAAATATAGAAAGCAAATATGCACTTAGATTATTATATGAAATATATTCAAGTACAAAAAAATCTGAAATACGTTATGAAGCTTATAATCTAATTGAGGAAGTGATTAAAAAAATGAATATTAGCTATGAGGAGTTTGAATTAAGATTTTCTCCTGATTTCAGCTTTAATTCTCAAGGTGAGAGACTATTAAATGAAGATTATAAATTAATTTTGAATGGTGATTATTCTTTGAGTCTTTTTGATATAAAAAATAATAAAGAATTAAAAAAGATTCCTCAAAACTTTAATGAAGATTTAAAAGATGAAATAACAAAGTTAAGAAAAAAAATTCCTTCTTTTATGAAAGATACTTCTTCTCTTTTAGCGATTTTATTAGCAAGCGGAGAGAAATACAATTATGATGTATTCAAAGATGTTTTCATTGATAATGCTATGATGAATAGATTTGCTTCATCTTTTATATGGAATTTATATGATAATAACAATAATTTCATAACTACTTTCAGATATTCAGGCGACGGAAGTTATTCAAACTGTGAAGATGAAGAAGTAAAAATTGATGATAATAGTTTTGTAAGTTTGGCAAGCCCTGTAGAAATGGACGAACACACTATAGATAAATGGAGAAAGCAGCTTGAAGATTATGAAATAGCACAGCCTTTACAGCAATTAACTGTTATAAAATTAGATAAAGATAATTTGAAAAGTGAAATAGAAAAAATAGATAATTCAGAAATAGCCTATGGTACTTTTAAGGCTTTTGGTGCAAGATATGAAATGTATTCTGAGTATATAGGATACGATGTCGTTAAAAGCTATTCATTAAAAACAAAGAATGGAGATACTTTTACTATAGATGCAGATGTTAATTCTAAAACCGATTTTCATGACAGAGTAAAAATTAATATTTATTTTGATAATGAAAATGGTGAAGAGGTGAGTAAAAGATTTATTTATACTTTATTGGTATTAATGATTTGGGATTTTAGACTTACAGATTTATTTTGATTATAATAAATAATTTTTAAATTTATAATTAGGATATTAGATTATGAAAAAATACAAACCAGCAACAAAAGAAGAACTCAAAAAATTAGTATTTACTGACGGTATAAAGCTTAATTGTGTTGATACAAGTCTTATAACGGATATGAGCAATCTTTTTCATGAAAGTAAAAGAAAAGATTTTAAAGGCATAGAAGATTGGGACGTTTCTAATGTTGAGGATATGTCTTATATGTTTGCATATATGGACTATAATTTTATTTTAGACTTATCAAAAATAGATTTTAATCCTAATTTAAATAATTGGAATGTATCTAAAGTTAAAAAGATGAGTAATATGTTTGCCTATTGTTCTAATTTTAATCAGCCTTTAGATAAGTGGGATACTTCTAATGTTTCCGATATGTCATTTATGTTTTTGGGGGCAAAAGTTTTTAATCAGCCTCTTAATGATTGGAATGTTTCTAATGTTAAAGATATGAGAGGTATGTTTAAGTTAGCAGAAAGTTTTAATCAGCCTTTGGATAAATGGGATACTTCTAATGTTGAAGATATGTCTTGTATGTTTAATCTGGCAAAAAACTTTAATCAGCCTTTAAATAATTGGAATATATCTAAAGTTGAAGATTTATCAAATATGTTTAGTTATTGTACTATTTTTAATCAGCCTCTTAACGATTGGGACGTATCTAATGTAAAAAATATGGAATCTTTGTTTGATAGTTGTTCTAATTTTAATCAGCCTTTAGATAATTGGGATACTTCTAATGTTGAAAATATGTTTAGAATGTTTGATGATTGTAAAAACTTTAATCAGCCTTTAAATAGCTGGAATGTATCCAATGTAACAAATATTGCATACATGTTTATGTTGGCAAAAAGTTTTAATCAGCCGCTTGATAAATGGAATACAAAAAAAGTAATTAGTATAGCATTTTTATTTCAATATGCCGATAAGTTTGATCATTATGAATCTTTAGAACATTGGAATTTAGATAAATTAAAAGATATAACTTTAATTTGTGATGATGAAAATAAATTGCATACAAGACTTAAAGTATATATGCAAGTTTTTTATCCTAAAGAAGATTATATAACTATAACAAAAGATAATGTTAAAGAAATATATAATCTTATTGCGAAAGACAAAAATAGAAGAATCTCTAGATTAAGAAAAAAACTTGAAAGTGATTTTTCTAAGGAGCTTTCATCTATTACAAAAAATTCTGATTAAAAAACTATAAAAAAATAATGAAAAATGCTATATTAAAATCAATTTGGAGAGAATTATGAGAAAATACAAACCAGAAACAAAAAAAGAATTAAAAAAATTAGTATTTACTGATGGTATAAAACTTTGTTATATTGATACAAGTCTTATCACAGATATGAGCAAACTTTTTTATGAAAGCAAAAGAAAAGATTTTGAAGGTATAGAAGATTGGGACGTTTCTAATGTTACAAATATGGATATGATGTTTGCCTATATGGGCTATAATGCGTTGGTAAGATATTCAAATATAGATTTTAATCCTGATTTAAGTAATTGGAATGTATCTAAAGTAAAAAGTATGAATAATATGTTTGCTCATTGTTCTAATTTTGACCAGCCTTTGGAGAAATGGGACGTTTCAAATGTTGAAGATATGTCCTTTATGTTTTATGGTGCGAATGAGTTTAATCAGCCTTTAAATAATTGGAATGTATCAAAAGTTAAAAATATGAGAGGTATGTTTCAGGAATGCGAAAATTTTAATCAGCCTTTGAATAAATGGGATACTTCTAATGTTGAAGATATGTCTAATATGTTTACTCGGGCAAAAGTTTTTAATAAGCCTTTAAATAAATGGAATACTTCTAAAGTTAAAGATTTATCAAGTATGTTTGCATATTGTGATATTTTTAATCAGAACATTAATGATTGGGACGTTTCTAATGTTACAAATATGGATTCTTTGTTTAGGCAATGCGAAAAATTAAATCAGCCTTTTGATAAATGGGATACTTCTAATGTTGTAAACATGGAAAAGACATTTTTCTCATGCATGAAATTTGATCAGCCTTTAAATAGTTGGAATGTGTCTAATGTAGAAAATATGGATATGATGTTTTATATGGCACAAACTTTTAATCAGCCTCTTGATAAATGGAATACACAAAAACTAATCACTGCTGCGGGACTATTTAGATTTGCCTATAAGTTTGATAATTATGAGTCTTTAGAAAATTGGAATTTAGATAATTTAGAAGAAGTTGGTACTTTTTGCGATGATGAGGATAAATTACATACAAGACTTAAAGTATATATGCAGGCCTTTTATCCTAAAGAAGATTATATAACTATAACAAAATTTAATGTTAAAGAAATATATAATCTTATTGCAAAAGATAAAAATAAAAGAATTGTAAGATTGAGAAAAAGAATTGAAAGTGATTTTTCTAATGAGCTTTCATTTGTTACAAATGATTATAATTTCAAAACTATAGAAAAAGCAGAAAAGTATGCTCAAAAAAAATATAATGCTAAAAAAGAAGATAAAAAACTTGAATTTATAAAAGATTGCCATGTTCTAGTAAAAGATAAATCAAGAGAGGTAAATATTACAGTGATAAAGTATATATATTCAGAGTATTTATCTTTAAAAAGAATGATTAACAGATTAGAAAAAATTGATAATATAGTTAACTTGCTTGACTTTGAATCATTTTTTAAGTTCATTAGAGAAATTTATTTAGAAAATCAAAACACAGAGATTGCAGGTTTTATTTATGCTATGTACGGAGGAGATGAAGCTTTAAAAGAGATATCTGAATTAATATTATTAGGTATTGATTCAAAAGTTTTCCTTATAATGATAAAATTCAATATAGAAAGCAGATATGCTCAAAGTTTATTATATGAAATATATTCAGATACAAAGAAAAATGAAGTTCTCAAAGAAGCTGGAAAAATGATTAATGAATTGATTGAAAAAATGAATATTGGTTATACTGAATTTAGATTAAGATGTATGCCTAATTACGGATTTACTTCTCAAGGTGAAAAAATATTAAATGATGATTATAAATTAATTTTGAATAATGATTATTCTGTAACCTTATTTGATATAAAAAATAATAAAGAATTAAAAAAGATTCCTCAAAACCTTGATGAAAAATTAAAAGAAGAAGTCAAAGAATTGAAAAAAGA from Brachyspira murdochii DSM 12563 encodes the following:
- a CDS encoding BspA family leucine-rich repeat surface protein, which translates into the protein MNKHKPAAKEELKKLVFTDGIKLSDVDTSLITDISELFQKSERKDFEGIEDWDTSNVENMSWMFRECLSFNQPLDKWDTSNVTNMSGMFSLAKTFNQNINNWNVSKVEDMSYMFNACGSFNQPLNNWDVSNVKTMEAMFHSAISFNQPLDKWNTSKVENMHDMFCRCKQFNQPLNSWNVSNVKTMESMFYSADSFNQPLDKWNTKRLSKMYSMFKYTDSYDSYDSLANWDLSKVSDISDFCSNYERFYEKLPLRLRVYMQAFYGSHKVYVPIENNEEYDDDFISEEYDLVSRDYITITKENVKEVYNAILKDTNKKVMALKKKLETEFSEELSSVTDDYNFKTIEEAEKYVENNYNKKDDKKVSFISNYKVLIKGKSREVENKVLKYIYLEYLVLKRDVKKLTQIDNIVNLLDKESFIEFIKNIYNETNKETSAFIYGIYGGDKAVKNIYKKEKDTKLSLLIIKLNIESKYALRLLYEIYSSTKKSEIRYEAYNLIEEVIKKMNISYEEFELRFSPDFSFNSQGERLLNEDYKLILNGDYSLSLFDIKNNKELKKIPQNFNEDLKDEITKLRKKIPSFMKDTSSLLAILLASGEKYNYDVFKDVFIDNAMMNRFASSFIWNLYDNNNNFITTFRYSGDGSYSNCEDEEVKIDDNSFVSLASPVEMDEHTIDKWRKQLEDYEIAQPLQQLTVIKLDKDNLKSEIEKIDNSEIAYGTFKAFGARYEMYSEYIGYDVVKSYSLKTKNGDTFTIDADVNSKTDFHDRVKINIYFDNENGEEVSKRFIYTLLVLMIWDFRLTDLF
- a CDS encoding BspA family leucine-rich repeat surface protein, with protein sequence MRKYKPETKKELKKLVFTDGIKLCYIDTSLITDMSKLFYESKRKDFEGIEDWDVSNVTNMDMMFAYMGYNALVRYSNIDFNPDLSNWNVSKVKSMNNMFAHCSNFDQPLEKWDVSNVEDMSFMFYGANEFNQPLNNWNVSKVKNMRGMFQECENFNQPLNKWDTSNVEDMSNMFTRAKVFNKPLNKWNTSKVKDLSSMFAYCDIFNQNINDWDVSNVTNMDSLFRQCEKLNQPFDKWDTSNVVNMEKTFFSCMKFDQPLNSWNVSNVENMDMMFYMAQTFNQPLDKWNTQKLITAAGLFRFAYKFDNYESLENWNLDNLEEVGTFCDDEDKLHTRLKVYMQAFYPKEDYITITKFNVKEIYNLIAKDKNKRIVRLRKRIESDFSNELSFVTNDYNFKTIEKAEKYAQKKYNAKKEDKKLEFIKDCHVLVKDKSREVNITVIKYIYSEYLSLKRMINRLEKIDNIVNLLDFESFFKFIREIYLENQNTEIAGFIYAMYGGDEALKEISELILLGIDSKVFLIMIKFNIESRYAQSLLYEIYSDTKKNEVLKEAGKMINELIEKMNIGYTEFRLRCMPNYGFTSQGEKILNDDYKLILNNDYSVTLFDIKNNKELKKIPQNLDEKLKEEVKELKKEIPKFINHSTSILSITLIDGDIYSYDLFKEVFIDNYLMNKLASSLIWNLYDKDKKIITTFRYSADGSYSNCDDEDVKINSNNFISLATPAEMDNKTIDKWRKKLENYELSQSINQLTLIKLDKKNLKKEIKKIKSIEASYGAFKAFAKRYDMYTNDVFGYNDTITYTFPANDGDIFTMSSKVDADTEYDEPVDITIDFKKSENKKEISNRFVYTFLVFIISDFRLTDLF